In Pseudomonas grandcourensis, the DNA window TGGCTACCTGCCAATCGACGGCATCGCCGCCTACGACCAGGCCGTGCAAAAGCTGCTGTTCGGCAATGATTCGCCGCTGATCGCCGCTGGCCGCGTCATCACCACCCAGGCCGTTGGCGGTACTGGCGCACTGAAAATCGGTGCCGACTTCCTCAAGCAACTGCTGCCGAACGCCGTTGTGGCGATCAGCGACCCGAGCTGGGAAAACCACCGCGCGCTGTTCGAAACCGCCGGTTTCCCGGTGCAGAACTACCGTTACTACGACGCCGCGACCCACGACGTGAACCGTACCGGCATGCTGGAAGACCTGAACGCGCTGCCAAACGGCTCGATCATTGTGCTGCATGCTTGCTGCCACAACCCGACCGGCGTGGACCTGAGCCCGGCGGACTGGAAAAACGTCCTGGAAGTCATTAAAGCCAAAGGCCACGTGCCATTCCTCGACATGGCCTACCAGGGCTTTGGCGATGGCATCGACGAAGACGCCGCCGCCGTGCGCCTGTTCGCTGAGTCGGGCCTGACTTTCTTCGCTTCCAGCTCGTTCTCCAAGTCGTTCTCGCTGTACGGCGAGCGCGTTGGCGCCCTGTCGATCGTCAGCGAATCGAAAGAAGAAAGCGCGCGCGTGCTGTCGCAAGTCAAACGCGTAATCCGCACCAACTACTCCAACCCGCCGACCCACGGTGCCAGCGTTGTTGCTGCCGTACTCAACAGCCCGGAACTGCGCGCCCAGTGGGAAGCCGAACTGGCCGAAATGCGCCTGCGCATTCGTGGCATGCGTACCCAGATGGTCGACCTGCTGGCACAAAAAGCGCCTCA includes these proteins:
- a CDS encoding amino acid aminotransferase, producing the protein MSLFSAVEMAPRDPILGLNEAFNADTRTNKVNLGVGVYCNEEGRIPLLRAVVEAETIRAAQHVSRGYLPIDGIAAYDQAVQKLLFGNDSPLIAAGRVITTQAVGGTGALKIGADFLKQLLPNAVVAISDPSWENHRALFETAGFPVQNYRYYDAATHDVNRTGMLEDLNALPNGSIIVLHACCHNPTGVDLSPADWKNVLEVIKAKGHVPFLDMAYQGFGDGIDEDAAAVRLFAESGLTFFASSSFSKSFSLYGERVGALSIVSESKEESARVLSQVKRVIRTNYSNPPTHGASVVAAVLNSPELRAQWEAELAEMRLRIRGMRTQMVDLLAQKAPQRDFSFVGRQCGMFSYSGLTVEQVHRLRNEFGIYALDTGRICVAALNQSNIKVVTDAIVQVI